AATGCTGGAGATGCAAATGACAAAGGACGAAATCGACCTCGTCTGGCGAGAGATCAGTCGCATCGAGACCTGCATGATGGTGACCCAGGACGGGTCCTTGGTCCGCGCCCGCCCCATGGTGGGGGTCGCGGATCGCTCCGCCGGGACGATCTGGTTCGTGACGAGCCGGGCCGACCACAAGGACGACCAGCTCCGCCGGGATCCGCGCGTGTGTCTCTCCTATGTGGACACCGAGAGGAAGACTTACGTCTCGGTATCCGGAAAGGCGTCGCTGCTGTCCGACCGGCAGAAGATCGAGGAGCTCTGGACGCCGAACATCGAGGCCTGGTTCGACCGCGGTCCGGACGATCCGGCGGCGCTGCTGATCGCGGTGCGGCCGGAGGTCGCCGAGGTGTGGGACGACCCCAACGCCGAGCTGATCGGCGCACTGGAACTCCTCACGGCGTCCTCGGGCGCCGACGAGCCGGGCTTCCGCCCGGGCAACAAGATCAAGCTA
This genomic window from Acuticoccus sediminis contains:
- a CDS encoding pyridoxamine 5'-phosphate oxidase family protein, whose product is MTKDEIDLVWREISRIETCMMVTQDGSLVRARPMVGVADRSAGTIWFVTSRADHKDDQLRRDPRVCLSYVDTERKTYVSVSGKASLLSDRQKIEELWTPNIEAWFDRGPDDPAALLIAVRPEVAEVWDDPNAELIGALELLTASSGADEPGFRPGNKIKL